One uncultured Hyphomonas sp. genomic region harbors:
- a CDS encoding SufE family protein, which yields MSARMSIAETAAEIREDFSWLEDWEARYAHIIDLGKANPPLEAHERTEETRVRGCASQVWLVTGWEDGKLVLRAESDAMIVSGLIALLIQLYTGATKEEILSFDAKAFLDEIGVSGALTAQRSNGLASMLARIQDDAKALPTA from the coding sequence ATGTCAGCGCGCATGAGCATTGCCGAAACCGCCGCCGAAATCCGTGAAGACTTCTCCTGGCTCGAAGACTGGGAGGCGCGCTACGCCCACATCATCGATCTGGGCAAGGCAAACCCGCCATTGGAAGCCCATGAGCGGACAGAGGAAACCCGGGTACGCGGCTGCGCCAGCCAGGTCTGGCTGGTCACGGGCTGGGAAGACGGCAAGCTGGTCCTGCGCGCAGAGTCAGACGCGATGATCGTGTCCGGCCTGATCGCCCTGCTGATCCAGCTCTATACCGGTGCGACAAAGGAAGAGATCCTGTCCTTCGATGCCAAGGCCTTCCTGGACGAGATTGGCGTCAGCGGCGCCCTGACGGCGCAGCGCTCCAATGGCCTCGCTTCCATGCTGGCGCGCATTCAGGACGATGCCAAAGCCCTGCCCACCGCCTGA
- a CDS encoding helix-turn-helix domain-containing protein — MPDFDPRKDEDRAYLAGALTAYALGLKAEDVLSGGRGSPAESRARQVAMYLLRASLGMSLSRVARAFTRDRSTVSYACQVIEDLRDDPDFDIWLEQLSVGLSSVAVLGEAPTEDLRIAHAG, encoded by the coding sequence TTGCCGGATTTCGACCCCAGGAAAGATGAAGACCGCGCCTATCTTGCCGGCGCCCTGACGGCCTATGCGCTTGGGCTGAAGGCGGAAGATGTGCTCAGCGGCGGGCGGGGGTCTCCGGCAGAGTCCCGTGCCCGGCAGGTGGCGATGTATCTGCTGCGCGCGAGCCTGGGCATGAGCCTCAGCCGGGTCGCGCGGGCCTTCACGCGGGACAGGTCGACGGTGTCCTATGCCTGCCAGGTGATCGAGGACCTGCGTGACGACCCGGATTTCGACATCTGGCTGGAGCAGTTGTCTGTCGGGCTTTCCAGCGTTGCCGTGCTGGGGGAGGCCCCGACGGAAGACTTGCGGATTGCCCATGCCGGCTAA
- the mnhG gene encoding monovalent cation/H(+) antiporter subunit G, whose amino-acid sequence MAEIFSDILGYWEIVRFPLGALMCFGGAILCLIGTVGVLRFPDIYTRIHAASITDTSGAALVLIGMMLISPGWLVISKLFAVCVFIFLTSPTASHALANAAHTAGVQPIIGRVGTSEAEGEDA is encoded by the coding sequence ATGGCTGAGATCTTCTCTGACATTCTGGGATACTGGGAGATTGTCCGCTTCCCGCTGGGCGCGCTGATGTGCTTCGGCGGCGCCATCCTGTGCCTGATCGGCACTGTGGGCGTGCTGCGCTTCCCGGACATCTACACGCGGATTCATGCCGCTTCGATCACGGACACGTCCGGCGCGGCGCTGGTGCTGATCGGCATGATGCTGATTTCGCCGGGCTGGCTGGTCATTTCCAAACTGTTCGCAGTCTGCGTCTTCATCTTCCTGACCAGTCCGACCGCGTCTCACGCGCTGGCCAATGCGGCCCATACCGCGGGTGTCCAGCCAATCATCGGCCGGGTCGGTACGTCTGAAGCGGAAGGGGAGGACGCCTGA
- a CDS encoding Na(+)/H(+) antiporter subunit B, whose product MNTDHHVILRVIAKMLIPVITMFAFYVQFHGDFGPGGGFQAGVIIAVAIILYALVFGVPAAMRAVPPGFTRSLAAIGVMIYAGVGFWAMLQGGNYLEYQALFHEPAGEHHGQHIGILFIELGVLCGVSGAMLTIFYAFAGRVAEIRDEDW is encoded by the coding sequence ATGAACACCGATCATCACGTCATCCTGCGCGTCATCGCGAAGATGCTGATCCCCGTGATCACCATGTTCGCGTTCTATGTGCAGTTCCACGGCGACTTTGGTCCGGGCGGCGGCTTTCAGGCCGGCGTCATCATCGCGGTCGCGATCATTCTCTATGCCCTGGTGTTTGGCGTTCCGGCCGCCATGCGTGCCGTTCCGCCCGGCTTTACCCGGTCGCTGGCAGCCATCGGGGTGATGATCTATGCCGGCGTTGGTTTCTGGGCGATGCTGCAGGGCGGCAATTACCTTGAATACCAAGCCCTCTTCCACGAACCGGCAGGGGAGCATCACGGCCAGCATATCGGCATTCTCTTCATTGAGCTTGGGGTGCTGTGCGGTGTGTCCGGCGCGATGCTGACGATCTTCTACGCCTTTGCCGGCCGTGTGGCCGAAATCCGCGACGAGGACTGGTAA
- a CDS encoding DUF4040 domain-containing protein translates to MHSMFNGDFGIVLVNIFLLAILFATGVAIARMRSLFAIVMLSGIYSLVSAAWYVAVDAVDVAFTEAAVGAGMSTVVLLGAMLLTSRTAKPEKFFFRLGPMLVCLATGAALIYATVDLPALGDASSPANAGVGLTYLQVAWFDTGIPNVVTPVLGSYRGFDTLGETTVVFAAGLAVALLLGFGERSLAERIRNEGRSGDRSSKKGAAARDEDPA, encoded by the coding sequence ATGCATTCGATGTTCAACGGCGATTTCGGCATCGTCCTCGTCAATATTTTCCTGCTTGCCATCCTGTTTGCGACAGGCGTTGCCATCGCCCGGATGCGCAGCCTGTTCGCCATCGTGATGCTGTCGGGCATTTACTCGCTCGTTTCGGCGGCCTGGTATGTCGCGGTTGATGCGGTCGATGTCGCCTTCACAGAAGCAGCCGTCGGTGCGGGCATGTCGACCGTTGTGCTGCTGGGCGCCATGTTGCTGACCTCCCGCACGGCCAAGCCGGAGAAGTTCTTCTTCCGCCTCGGGCCGATGCTGGTCTGCCTCGCCACTGGCGCTGCACTGATCTACGCCACGGTCGACCTTCCGGCGCTGGGCGATGCCTCCTCGCCGGCCAATGCAGGCGTCGGGCTTACCTATCTTCAGGTGGCATGGTTCGACACGGGTATTCCGAACGTCGTGACCCCCGTTCTCGGCAGCTATCGTGGTTTCGATACCCTGGGCGAGACGACGGTTGTGTTCGCGGCAGGTCTGGCTGTGGCGCTGCTGCTTGGGTTTGGCGAGCGCTCGCTGGCCGAACGTATCCGCAACGAAGGCCGGTCAGGCGACCGCAGCTCGAAAAAGGGCGCTGCCGCCCGTGACGAGGACCCTGCATGA
- a CDS encoding MucR family transcriptional regulator, translating to MSEAKSDAQGRPELVEHASKIVAAYVGNNTVTPDELPDLIRLVHQSLTSVAEGEPAVPQPKPAVPVGKSVSDNFLICLEDGKKFKSLKRHLRTSYDMSPEDYRAKWDLPADYPMVAPGYSRQRSKLAKKMGLGKADK from the coding sequence GTGTCAGAAGCAAAGTCAGATGCGCAGGGCCGGCCGGAGCTGGTCGAACACGCCAGCAAGATCGTTGCGGCTTATGTCGGCAACAATACGGTTACGCCGGATGAGCTGCCGGACCTGATCCGCCTGGTCCACCAGTCGCTGACATCTGTCGCCGAGGGGGAGCCGGCGGTTCCACAGCCCAAACCTGCCGTGCCTGTTGGGAAATCGGTTTCCGACAATTTCCTGATCTGCCTGGAAGACGGCAAGAAGTTCAAATCGCTGAAGCGCCATCTTCGCACGTCCTACGATATGTCGCCGGAGGATTACCGCGCGAAATGGGACCTGCCGGCGGATTATCCGATGGTCGCGCCCGGCTATTCCCGCCAGCGTTCAAAACTCGCCAAGAAGATGGGCCTCGGCAAGGCAGACAAGTAA
- a CDS encoding PAS domain-containing protein, with amino-acid sequence MTKQNVFRGVTAVQRSLIDYWCRLGESDGVPRRESIDPGHLRSMLASISIVEFDESGAGRFRIAGSRLRDLLGFEARGRRVEDVAGTAAETFALGLSAAIDRGTPVGGVIETGNRLHAWLRLPLAGADGRINQVLCHDEELASRRLLTPPGGAAIHQKSNLHAA; translated from the coding sequence ATGACCAAACAGAATGTTTTCAGAGGCGTAACGGCTGTCCAGCGCAGCCTCATCGACTATTGGTGCCGGCTCGGCGAATCGGATGGCGTGCCGCGCCGCGAATCGATCGACCCGGGACACCTGCGGTCCATGCTGGCCAGTATTTCCATCGTCGAGTTCGACGAATCGGGGGCAGGGCGCTTCCGAATCGCCGGTTCCCGCCTGCGCGACCTGCTGGGATTCGAAGCCCGCGGCCGCCGGGTCGAGGACGTGGCGGGCACGGCGGCGGAGACGTTTGCCCTCGGCCTGTCCGCTGCAATTGACCGGGGGACACCGGTCGGCGGCGTGATCGAGACCGGCAACCGGTTGCACGCCTGGCTGCGCCTGCCGCTGGCCGGGGCAGATGGCCGGATCAACCAGGTCCTGTGCCATGACGAGGAACTGGCCAGCCGCCGCCTGCTGACGCCGCCGGGTGGGGCCGCTATCCACCAGAAATCGAACCTTCACGCCGCCTGA
- a CDS encoding proton-conducting transporter membrane subunit, translating to MSPETLILAALVLPLLIAAGIAVMGWSPNLREGVTFTGAGVLFVVIILLAMHVAGGERPELNLGQAAPGLSLAFKLEPLGMLFALVASGLWIVNSFYSVGYMRGNRERNQTRFYICFAIAIFGALGVAMSANLFTLFVFYEVLTLSTFPLVTHKGDAAARRGGRIYLLTLMGTSIGLLLPAVMWTWVLAGQNLDFVPGGLLAGVDISPAVASALLILFAFGVGKAALMPVHFWLPNAMVAPTPVSALLHAVAVVKAGVFTIMKIAIFIFGTDLLEATPAREFVLWVACFTMVVGSLIAMTKDNLKARLAYSTIAQLSYVVAGAMLADPAGWLGGSLQIAAHAAGKMTLFMCAGAIYVATGLTNISDMRGLGRKMPLVFIAFMIGSLSIIGLPPFAGAWPKYELMQGAIDHGNVYLSLVLIVSSLLNIAYLLPIPLLALLPPPGTKEPKPFKRPGGAPMPTVVAPLITATLCIILFFAVGPLSDFLAPTVGDRVEYIADGGQP from the coding sequence ATGAGCCCTGAGACCCTGATCCTCGCTGCGCTCGTCCTGCCGCTGCTGATTGCGGCTGGTATTGCCGTGATGGGCTGGTCGCCGAACCTGCGGGAAGGGGTGACCTTCACCGGCGCCGGCGTGCTGTTCGTGGTGATCATCCTGCTGGCCATGCATGTGGCGGGCGGTGAGCGACCGGAACTGAACCTTGGCCAGGCCGCGCCTGGCCTCAGTCTCGCCTTCAAGCTGGAACCGCTGGGCATGTTGTTCGCGCTCGTTGCCAGCGGCCTTTGGATCGTGAACTCGTTCTATTCCGTCGGCTACATGCGCGGGAACCGCGAGCGGAACCAGACGCGTTTCTACATCTGTTTCGCCATCGCCATTTTCGGCGCCCTGGGCGTCGCCATGTCGGCGAACCTGTTCACGCTGTTCGTCTTCTACGAAGTGCTGACGCTGTCGACCTTCCCGCTGGTCACTCACAAGGGCGATGCGGCGGCCAGGCGCGGCGGCCGCATCTACCTGCTGACCCTGATGGGCACCTCGATCGGCCTGCTGCTGCCGGCCGTGATGTGGACCTGGGTGCTCGCCGGGCAGAACCTCGATTTCGTTCCCGGCGGCCTGCTGGCGGGCGTGGACATCAGCCCGGCTGTCGCCAGCGCGCTGCTGATCCTGTTCGCCTTCGGGGTGGGCAAGGCGGCCCTGATGCCGGTTCACTTCTGGCTGCCGAACGCCATGGTTGCGCCAACGCCTGTGTCCGCGCTTCTGCACGCCGTGGCGGTCGTGAAGGCTGGTGTGTTCACGATCATGAAGATCGCCATCTTCATCTTCGGAACAGACTTGCTGGAGGCGACGCCGGCGCGCGAATTCGTCCTGTGGGTGGCCTGTTTCACCATGGTGGTCGGATCACTGATCGCCATGACGAAGGACAATCTCAAAGCGCGGCTCGCTTATTCGACCATCGCGCAGCTGTCTTATGTGGTGGCCGGCGCGATGCTGGCTGACCCGGCCGGCTGGCTGGGCGGCAGCCTGCAGATCGCCGCGCACGCCGCAGGCAAGATGACCCTCTTCATGTGTGCGGGCGCCATCTATGTGGCGACGGGCCTGACCAATATCTCCGACATGCGCGGTCTTGGCCGCAAGATGCCGCTGGTCTTCATCGCCTTCATGATCGGCTCCCTGTCGATCATAGGCCTGCCGCCTTTCGCAGGGGCCTGGCCGAAGTACGAACTGATGCAGGGCGCCATCGACCACGGCAATGTCTACCTGTCGCTGGTGCTGATCGTGTCCTCGCTGCTGAACATCGCCTACCTGTTGCCGATCCCGCTGCTGGCACTGTTGCCACCGCCCGGCACCAAGGAGCCGAAGCCGTTCAAACGACCGGGCGGGGCGCCGATGCCCACCGTGGTGGCACCATTGATCACCGCCACCCTGTGTATCATCCTGTTCTTCGCCGTCGGCCCACTTTCCGATTTCCTTGCCCCGACAGTGGGTGACCGCGTCGAGTACATCGCGGATGGAGGCCAGCCATGA
- a CDS encoding monovalent cation/H+ antiporter complex subunit F, which yields MIAAALIAILFGMALLLLRAFIGPTLYDRILAVNSFGTKTVLALGLLGFVMDRPEFLDIAITYALINFVSTIAILKFFRYRSFQVPLVRRGQGGNADG from the coding sequence ATGATCGCCGCTGCGCTGATTGCGATTCTGTTCGGTATGGCGCTGCTGCTGCTGCGCGCCTTTATCGGGCCGACGCTTTATGACCGCATCCTCGCGGTAAACTCGTTCGGCACGAAGACCGTGCTGGCGCTTGGCCTGCTGGGCTTCGTGATGGACCGCCCCGAATTTCTCGACATTGCCATCACATATGCGCTGATCAATTTCGTTTCGACGATCGCGATCCTGAAATTCTTCCGTTACCGGTCTTTCCAGGTGCCGCTGGTGCGCCGCGGGCAGGGAGGCAATGCCGATGGCTGA
- a CDS encoding cation:proton antiporter subunit C yields MLEFLLERANYWVVIVLMMIGLYITFASQNLIKRMVGLGLFQTTICLFYVTLGKVSGGTAPILFGEDAIELHGGGHGPEAEGSHAALDAVLAAGGEHADRVAHLANTYSNPLPHVLMLTAIVVGVATLSVGLALVVRIREAYGSIENDEVNEIDLETALAQHAEAEKAVSEATA; encoded by the coding sequence ATGCTGGAATTCCTGCTCGAACGCGCAAACTACTGGGTTGTCATCGTCCTGATGATGATCGGCCTCTACATTACTTTTGCGTCCCAGAACCTGATCAAGCGGATGGTCGGCCTCGGCCTGTTCCAGACGACGATCTGCCTGTTCTATGTGACGCTCGGCAAAGTCTCCGGCGGCACTGCGCCGATCCTCTTCGGTGAGGATGCCATTGAACTTCATGGCGGCGGACATGGGCCGGAAGCCGAAGGCAGCCACGCGGCGCTCGATGCCGTTCTGGCCGCAGGCGGGGAGCATGCCGACCGGGTTGCGCATCTCGCCAATACCTATTCCAACCCGCTTCCGCACGTTCTGATGCTGACAGCCATCGTCGTCGGTGTGGCGACCCTGTCGGTTGGCCTCGCCCTCGTCGTGAGGATCCGCGAAGCCTATGGCTCGATCGAGAATGACGAAGTGAACGAAATCGACCTCGAAACCGCGTTGGCACAGCATGCCGAGGCGGAGAAAGCCGTGAGCGAGGCGACCGCATGA
- a CDS encoding Na(+)/H(+) antiporter subunit D codes for MPSMLAGLNPGWVLIIAGVASLFITMRSVRQVVTIAAPLLALLLLVLAPQNTDLVTTQVLGLKMVLYRVDALNFIFSLAFLIAAVLNGIYALHSDDRIQDGAALFYAGAAVAATLAGDLMTLFVFWELTAISSVFLILRAQTRAAYFAAMRYLGVQVLSGVLLLNGLAYVLKSRGDLSLEAFTDLSDPGVLFIFIAFGIKAAFPLLHNWLQDAYPKATVVGSVVLSVYTTKLAVYALARMFPGQEHLVWIGATMTVFPVFFAVIENDLRRVLSYSINNQVGFMVCGVGIGTPLAINGVAAHAFADIFFKGLLMMSMGAVLYRTGTVKASQLGGLHRSMPWTTVFCIIGAMSISAFPLFSAFVTKSMIISEVATAGYAVIFLMLMFASAGVLEHSGIKIPYYAFFGHDSGLRVKEAPFNMLLAMGIAAFLCIFLGLPALFPGFGHEWLYGLLPYREEAMGYSHHHLFSFDHIITQFQLLIFAIFAFVLLKRFHVYPPEKRGVILDSDWTYRKVGYGLVKWAGTVWGKAGPAMTAAFFRVTGRAYNWIEAAFSPRGELARGGALNGAMTIWTAALLGVVLLLSFMAVG; via the coding sequence ATGCCGTCCATGCTGGCAGGTCTCAATCCCGGATGGGTGCTGATCATCGCAGGTGTCGCAAGCCTGTTCATAACCATGCGCAGCGTGCGCCAGGTGGTGACCATCGCCGCGCCGCTGCTGGCGCTGCTGCTGCTGGTGCTCGCACCGCAGAACACGGATCTGGTGACGACGCAGGTGCTGGGCCTGAAAATGGTGCTTTACCGCGTCGATGCGCTCAATTTCATCTTCAGCCTGGCCTTCCTGATCGCAGCGGTGCTGAATGGCATCTACGCCTTGCATTCCGACGACCGGATTCAGGACGGAGCGGCGCTGTTCTATGCCGGGGCCGCTGTGGCGGCGACGCTGGCAGGCGACCTGATGACCCTGTTCGTGTTCTGGGAACTGACGGCGATCAGCTCCGTCTTCCTGATCCTGCGGGCACAGACCCGGGCGGCCTACTTCGCTGCGATGCGGTACCTTGGCGTGCAGGTCCTGTCGGGCGTGCTGCTTCTGAACGGTCTCGCCTATGTGCTGAAGTCGCGTGGAGACCTGTCGCTGGAGGCCTTCACCGACCTTTCCGATCCGGGCGTGCTGTTCATCTTCATTGCCTTCGGCATCAAGGCGGCGTTCCCGCTGCTTCACAACTGGCTGCAGGATGCGTATCCGAAGGCCACTGTGGTCGGCTCGGTCGTTCTGTCGGTCTACACGACCAAGCTGGCCGTCTATGCGCTGGCCCGCATGTTTCCGGGGCAGGAGCACCTTGTCTGGATCGGCGCCACGATGACCGTCTTCCCGGTTTTCTTCGCAGTGATCGAGAACGATCTGCGCCGCGTGCTGTCCTATTCGATCAACAACCAGGTCGGCTTCATGGTGTGCGGTGTCGGTATCGGCACGCCGCTGGCCATCAATGGCGTCGCGGCCCACGCCTTTGCGGACATCTTCTTTAAAGGCCTCCTGATGATGTCGATGGGCGCCGTGCTCTACCGGACCGGTACGGTGAAGGCGAGCCAGCTCGGCGGCCTGCACCGGTCGATGCCGTGGACGACGGTGTTCTGTATCATCGGCGCGATGTCGATCTCGGCCTTCCCGCTGTTCTCGGCCTTTGTCACCAAGTCGATGATCATTTCCGAAGTGGCGACGGCGGGCTATGCCGTGATCTTCCTGATGCTCATGTTTGCTTCGGCCGGTGTGCTGGAACACTCGGGCATCAAGATCCCGTATTACGCCTTCTTCGGCCATGACAGCGGCCTGCGCGTGAAGGAAGCCCCGTTCAACATGCTTCTGGCCATGGGCATTGCGGCGTTCCTCTGCATTTTCCTTGGCCTGCCGGCGCTGTTCCCGGGCTTCGGCCATGAGTGGCTCTACGGCCTGCTGCCTTACAGAGAGGAGGCGATGGGTTATTCCCATCACCACCTGTTCTCGTTCGATCACATCATCACGCAGTTCCAGCTGCTGATCTTCGCGATCTTTGCCTTCGTGCTGCTGAAGCGCTTCCACGTGTACCCGCCGGAGAAGCGTGGCGTCATCCTCGACAGCGACTGGACGTATCGCAAGGTTGGCTATGGTCTCGTGAAGTGGGCCGGTACGGTCTGGGGCAAGGCAGGCCCGGCGATGACGGCCGCCTTCTTCCGCGTGACCGGCCGGGCCTACAACTGGATCGAGGCGGCGTTCAGTCCGCGGGGCGAACTGGCCCGGGGCGGCGCGCTCAATGGGGCGATGACCATCTGGACAGCGGCCCTGCTGGGGGTCGTGCTGCTCTTGTCCTTCATGGCGGTTGGCTGA
- a CDS encoding monovalent cation/H+ antiporter subunit D family protein, protein MIDAILNAAPAWALTHAAPLLVMVPLFLAPVLALVPTGRIAWLISIAATGISFLFSLILLGLVQTSPIGVVSYEIGSWSVPLGIELRVDALNAMILLIVTTIGLLASVFSWPTVVAEIPKQKRALFYSAFLVCFAGLNGVAITGDAFNLFVFLEISSISTYVLVALGSGRDRRALPAAFNYLIMGTIGASFYIIGIGFLYAATGTLNMYDISTQLPELAGHRSVQAGFAFILVGLGLKAAMWPLHQWLPNAYSYSPSFVTMFLSATATKVALYALIRFLFTVFRPDYGFEISAFSAILMPLGIAAMVVCSFQAVFQSDVRRILAYSSVAQVGYMILGVSIGTTAGLSAGLFHLINHAMMKGALFMAVAGVVLTYQGTTIRDFAGLGRSAPWTMTAFAIAALSLIGVPLTAGFQSKLQLGFALFDQGLWWAVGLVVFSSFLAVIYMGRVLEAVFFQPPVNPRKARKEAPVLLLIPLWVLALANLYFGIAADFPLGLARDAAAAAFGVEAFR, encoded by the coding sequence ATGATCGACGCAATCCTGAATGCTGCGCCAGCCTGGGCGCTGACGCATGCCGCGCCGCTGCTGGTCATGGTGCCCCTGTTCCTGGCGCCTGTGCTGGCGCTGGTGCCGACCGGGCGGATCGCCTGGCTGATTTCCATCGCGGCCACCGGCATCAGCTTCCTGTTCTCCCTGATCCTGCTGGGCCTTGTGCAGACCTCGCCGATCGGTGTCGTTTCATACGAGATCGGCAGCTGGTCCGTACCGCTCGGCATCGAGCTGCGGGTCGATGCGTTGAACGCGATGATCCTGCTGATCGTCACGACGATCGGCTTGCTGGCGTCGGTGTTCTCCTGGCCGACGGTTGTTGCGGAAATTCCCAAGCAGAAACGGGCGCTGTTCTATTCGGCCTTCCTCGTCTGCTTCGCCGGCCTCAACGGTGTGGCGATCACGGGCGACGCGTTCAACCTGTTCGTCTTCCTCGAGATTTCCTCGATCTCCACCTATGTGCTCGTCGCGCTCGGCTCAGGCCGGGACCGCCGGGCGCTGCCGGCCGCGTTCAACTACCTGATCATGGGTACGATCGGCGCCAGCTTCTACATCATCGGGATCGGCTTCCTGTATGCCGCGACCGGTACGCTGAACATGTACGACATCTCCACGCAGCTGCCGGAACTGGCAGGCCATCGCAGCGTGCAGGCGGGCTTTGCGTTCATCCTCGTCGGTCTGGGCCTCAAGGCGGCGATGTGGCCGCTGCATCAGTGGCTGCCGAACGCCTATTCCTACAGCCCCAGCTTCGTGACGATGTTCCTGTCGGCGACGGCGACCAAAGTGGCGCTGTACGCACTGATCCGGTTCCTGTTCACCGTGTTCCGGCCAGACTATGGCTTCGAAATCTCCGCCTTCAGCGCGATCCTCATGCCGCTGGGTATCGCGGCCATGGTGGTCTGCAGTTTCCAGGCGGTGTTCCAGTCGGATGTCCGGCGGATCCTTGCTTATTCCTCGGTTGCGCAGGTGGGGTACATGATCCTCGGCGTGTCCATCGGGACGACGGCGGGCCTGTCGGCCGGTCTGTTCCATCTGATTAATCACGCCATGATGAAAGGCGCGCTGTTCATGGCGGTCGCCGGTGTGGTTCTGACCTACCAGGGCACGACCATACGCGACTTTGCCGGACTAGGACGGTCCGCCCCATGGACCATGACCGCATTTGCCATTGCTGCGCTGTCGCTGATCGGCGTGCCGTTGACCGCGGGCTTCCAGTCCAAGCTCCAGCTCGGCTTCGCCCTGTTCGACCAGGGCCTTTGGTGGGCGGTCGGCCTCGTCGTCTTCTCGTCTTTCCTGGCGGTGATCTATATGGGCCGCGTTCTGGAAGCGGTGTTCTTCCAGCCGCCGGTCAATCCGCGCAAGGCCCGCAAGGAGGCGCCGGTTCTGCTGCTTATCCCGCTCTGGGTCCTGGCGCTGGCCAATCTGTATTTCGGCATTGCGGCGGATTTCCCGCTCGGCCTCGCGCGTGACGCGGCCGCCGCGGCCTTCGGTGTGGAGGCGTTCCGATGA
- a CDS encoding Na+/H+ antiporter subunit E, with the protein MAYFLGLVVALAAFWLGMSGHNTPLILSLGGISLIITCILAYRLDIIDREGSPYVRLVGFLLYFPWLAKEIVKANISVIRACVKADLDIAPALVKVKTVCKSDLAKVTFANSITLTPGTVTVEIEGDKLLVHGLYEQDSQPEAFVEMDQRSARAIDGKGAAA; encoded by the coding sequence GTGGCGTATTTCCTAGGGCTGGTAGTGGCTTTGGCGGCGTTCTGGCTCGGAATGTCCGGCCATAACACGCCATTGATACTCTCATTGGGCGGCATCTCGCTCATCATCACATGTATCCTCGCCTACCGGCTGGATATTATTGACCGTGAAGGCTCGCCCTATGTGCGGCTGGTCGGTTTCCTTCTGTATTTTCCCTGGCTCGCCAAGGAGATCGTCAAAGCGAACATCAGCGTCATCCGCGCCTGTGTGAAAGCCGATCTCGACATCGCACCGGCGCTTGTGAAGGTCAAAACGGTCTGCAAGTCGGACCTCGCCAAGGTGACATTCGCCAATTCGATCACGCTGACGCCCGGCACTGTCACGGTGGAGATCGAAGGCGACAAACTGCTGGTGCATGGTCTCTACGAGCAGGACTCCCAGCCGGAAGCCTTCGTTGAAATGGACCAGCGCTCCGCCCGCGCCATTGATGGAAAGGGGGCTGCCGCATGA